In the genome of Streptomyces sp. NBC_00433, the window TCGCGGCCAGCTGGGCGTCGCCCGCGGTCGGCGCGAGCCGCACGGTCACGCCGTACGACTCCAGGCGCTCGCGCAGCGCGCGCGTCGTCTGGTAGCTGTCCGACGGCAGCAGGACCGTCTGCCCGGCCTTCACCTGCGACAGCAGCACCGCGGCGACGGCCGCCATGCCCGAGGCGAAGACCGCGGTGCCGACCTCGGGGTCGCCCGGCGCCTCCAGCTCCGAGATCGCCTGCTCCAGGCGCTCCCAGGTCGGATTGTCGTCCCGGCCGTAGACGTAGGGCCCGGTCGGTTCACCGGGCAGGTGGTAATGCGAGACGAAGACCGGTCCGGGCAGCGACGGCTCGTACGCCGTCGACGGCGGCCGGCCCGCGTGCACGCTGCGCGTACTGTCGCCGGGACCGCCGTCCGCGGTCCCGCCGTGCTGCTCGCTGCCCCCCGGTCCCCCGGGAGATTCCGTGCCCCCCTGAGCGCCGGTCACTCGTCGTCCGGCAGGACGACGTGCAGGGCCCAGGACACGACGCTGACGATCAGGCCGCCGACCACCGCGGTCCAGAAGCCGTGCACATGGAAGTCCAGGTCCAGCTTGCCCGCCAGCCACGACGTCAGGAGCAGCATCAGGGCGTTCACCACCAGCGTGATCAGCCCCAGGGTGAGGATGAACAGCGGGAAGGACAGCACCTTGACGATCGGCTTCACCAGCCAGTTCACGACGCCGAAGACCAGGGCGACCAATATCAGGCTCAGCACCTTGCGCGACGTGGAGTCGCCGGTGAGGGTGATGTCCTTGATCACCCAGGTGGCGACGCCGAGGGCCCCGGCGTTCGCCAGCGTTTTGACGATGAAATTCTTCATGGTGTGATCGTCGCAGACCTGATCAGCAGAACAAGAGACCGAACAGAACCGTAGCCCGACCGCAGCGGAGGAGTGGCCATGAAGGTGTTCCGGCTGGACGACCTGGACGCGGAACGGGCCGCGAACCAGGGCGCTTACCTGCGCTTTCTCAAGGAACGCACCATGTCGGCCGGGCTTTACGCGCTCAAGGCGGGCGAGAGCGACCCGCAGCAGCCGCACGCCCAGGACGAGGTCTACCTCGTCGTCAGCGGCCGGGCCGCGATCACCGTGGGTGAGGAGACGACGACCGTCGCGCGCGGCAGCGTGGTCTACGTGCCGGCCGGCACCGCGCACCGCTTCCACCACGTCACCGAGGATCTCAGGGTCATGGTGGTCTTCTCCCCGCCGGAGCCCTAGGGGTGCCTTCAGGGTCGTATCCGGCGTCCGGGGCCTCCGCTCGGGGCAGGAGTGGCCCTACAGTCGAAGTATCGGCGGAAGAACCGCCGGACCGACCCGGGTGCGGGGACGAAGGAGAGTCAAGGCGTCATGGACAAGCTGCTGAAGGGCCTGCCGTGGTGGGTCAAGTGGGTCGCCGTCCCGGTGATCGCGCTGGTGGTCTTCGGTTCTCTGGTCGCGGCCCTGGTGAGCTTCGTGATCGGCCTGCTGTTCAAGGTGGTCGTGTTCGTGATCCTGGTCGGGGCGCTGGTCCTGGTCGTGAAGCGCGTCACGTCGGGCGGGTCGTCCTCGAAGTCGTCGAAGCGCGATTGGTGAGGGCCGCCGCGCCCCCCGCCCGTTCACTTCCCTCGCCGCCGGTGGCCCCCGCCACCGGCGGCGACTGCACGTGCGGGGCCGCCGCGTGCCGGTCCCGCGGCGGGCGCGGAATCCGCGGGCCGCTGCCGGCCCCGTAGAGCTTGCGCCGGCTCGCGCCCGGGTCGGCGTCCTTGAGCTCCCACACCGCGGCGACCCGGGTGACCGTCACGTCGTCCAGCACACCGAGTGAGCCGATGATCACACCGGCGAGCAGGACGCCCTTAATCCGGATCCCCCCGCCGGCAGCGCCGGCGGGAAGCCGCGCTGCACATCGGTGACCGAATAGCGCAGGCCGGGCGGCGCCGTGGGCGCGTAGGCCAGGACGACGCCCTCGCCCGCCGTGTAGCGGCGGGTCTGGTCGGGCTGCACGACCTCGGTGGAGGCCGTGCCCTTGTCGGGCCCCGAGGCCACCTCGATCGTCGCCTTCTGGCACGCGTCACCTGCCGGCGTCCCCGCCGCGCCGGTGTGCGTGGCCGTGTGCGCCGGCGTGGCCATGTGCGTCGGCTCGGCCATATACGCCGCCGTTGCCTGCGCCGGCCTGGTGCGGGATGTCGCCGCCGGTCGGCGGGCGGTGCGCGTGCTCATGGGGGGAGTCCGCGGGCCGATCATCGCAAGGGCCCCTGGTGCCTGTATGTACCCAACCGCTACCGTTGGGGCCACCTTTGCAAACGCGGGAGCTCGGAGCACCGGGCTGAGAGGGCGCTGAAAGCGGAAGCGGCATCACGCCGACGCGACAGCTGCGCCGACCGACGAACCTGTTACCGGGTAATGCCGGCGTAGGGAGTAGGTCTCATGACCACGCAGGACGCACGCACGCGCGAAATCGGCTGGCACAAGGCGTATCTCACCGGCTCACGGCCGGACGTGTCGGTCCCGGTCCGCCAGGTGCACCTCACCAACGGGCGCGATGTGACGCTGTACGACACATCGGGCCCCTACACCGACCCGTCGGTGCAGACCGACGTCCGGCGGGGCCTCGCCCCGGTCCGGGAGAACTGGATCATCGGCCGCGGCGACACCGAGGAGTACGCGGGCCGCCCGGTGCGCCCCGAGGACGACGGCATGAAGCGCACCGCCCCCGGCGGCCTGCGCAATCTGGACGCCGTCTTCCCCGGCCGCCCGCGGCTCCCCCGGCGGGCCCGCGACGGGCAGCCGGCCACCCAGCTCGCCTACGCCAGGCGCGGCGAGATCACCCCGGAAATGGAATACGCCGCCCTGCGCGAGAACGTCCCGCCGCAGACCGTGCGTGACGAGATCGCCGCCGGGCGGGCCGTGCTGCCGGCGAACGTCAACCACCCGGAGAGCGAGCCGATGATCATCGGCAAGCGCTTCCTGGTGAAGGTCAACGCGAACATCGGCAATTCCGCGGTCACCTCCTCCATCGAGGAGGAGGTGGAGAAGATGACGTGGGCCACCCGCTGGGGCGCCGACACGGTCATGGACCTGTCCACCGGGCGCAACATCCACACCACCCGCGAGTGGGTGCTGCGCAACTCCCCCGTCCCCATCGGCACCGTCCCGCTCTACCAGGCCCTGGAGAAGGTCGACGGCCGCGCCGAGGAACTGACCTGGGACATCTACAAGGACACCGTCATCGAGCAGGCGGAACAGGGCGTCGACTACATGACCGTGCACGCCGGCGTCCTGCTGCGCTACGTGCCGCTCACCGCCCGCCGCAAGACCGGCATCGTCTCCCGCGGCGGCTCGATCATGGCGGCCTGGTGCCTGGCCCACCACAAGGAGAACTTCCTCTACGAGAATTTCGCCGAGCTGTGCGACATCCTCGCCGCCTACGACGTCACCTACTCGCTCGGCGACGGCCTGCGCCCCGGCTCCATCGCCGACGCCAACGACGAGGCGCAGTTCGCCGAGCTGCGCACCCTCGGCGAGCTGAACACCATCGCCAAGCGCCACCAGGTGCAGACCATGATCGAGGGCCCGGGCCATGTCCCGATGCACAAGATCAAGGAGAACATCGACCTCCAGCAGGAGATCTGCGAGGAGGCGCCCTTCTACACCCTGGGCCCGCTGACCACCGACATCGCCCCGGCCTACGACCACATCACCTCCGGCATCGGCGCCGCGATGATCGCCTGGTGGGGCACCGCGATGCTCTGCTACGTCACCCCCAAGGAACACCTCGGCCTGCCCGACCGCGACGACGTCAAGACCGGCGTGATCACCTACAAGATCGCCGCCCATGCCGCCGACCTCGCCAAGGGCCACCCCGACGCCCAGGCCTGGGACGACGCCCTGTCCGACGCCCGCTTCGAATTCCGCTGGGAGGACCAGTTCAACCTGGCCCTCGACCCGGACACCGCCCGCGCCTTCCACGACGAGACGCTGCCGGCGGAACCGGCGAAGACGGCGCACTTCTGCTCGATGTGCGGCCCGAAATTCTGCTCGATGAAGATCAGCAGGAGCATCACGGAGCAGTTCGCCCCCGACCTGGCCGCGCCGTCGTCCGACGCCGACATCGAGGCCGGCATGCTGGAGAAGTCCCGGGAGTTCGCCGCCGCGGGCAACCGCGTCTACCTGCCGCTGGCGGACTGACCGCCCGCACGTTCGCCGCTGCCCGGGGAAGCGCACGCGGGCTTCCCCGGGCGGCGGCCTCAATGCCGCTGAGCGGCCGTCAGGGACGTCAGTTGGGGGAGACCGGCGAGGGCCAGCCGACCGTGGAGAAGCTCCGCCACAGGCCCAGCGAGACGACCGCGCTGGCGGAGTAGGTCGACACCAGGTAGGAACTGGGGCGGCCGACCGGGTCGGTGCAGCCCGTGCCCTTGTGCAGGACGATGTCGATGCCGAGGTTGTTGCTGACCCGGTCCACGCCGCGCGGGGCGAAGGAGTGGCATTTGCCGTGGATCGGGTTGCTGATGGTCTGGGCGAAGGCCAGGCCGCGGGTGGCGGTGATCCGGCCCGCCGAGGTGTCCGAGCAGCCGGTGGCCGCCCAGACCAGCGGGACGATCGTGCACAGGGCGGCGAGCGTGCGGCGGACGCGCATGGGCTTCTCCCGTCTGACCAGGTACGGGATGAGTCAAACAACGTCCCGCGCCGGCCGCGACCGGGGTCGGCCAACCGGGGCACTCACGGCGTCGCGGCCGCGGTGTCATTCCGGCGCGTGGTCCGGTCCGCCGAAGTCCGGGCTGCCGAAGTCGGGGCTGCTGAAATCCGGGCTGCTGAAATCCGGGCTGCTGAAGCGCGGCGCGGTCGGCCGCGGGTCCTGCGGCGAGGAGAAGTCGGGGCGCGAATAGCCCAGCCGCGGCATCCGCGGCGCGGAGGGCGCCTGGGCCGGCGCGGCGGGGGCCGGGGTCTCGCTCAGCGCGTCGTCGAGGAAGGGCAGCAGACCGCGGTCCAGCAGCGCCTGATGCCACGTCTCGCGGGCCCGCGCCACCTCGGGGGGCATCCCGTCGGGCGAGTCGTGGATGGCGCCGGAGCCGTCCCGCAGCGCGGTCAGCAGCAGCCCGATGCCGCCGAGCAGGATCGCCGCGGCGGTGACCGCGGCGAAGAACCAGCCCGCCGTGCGCAGCGGCGAGGCGATCGCGGGCTGCGGGTGCACCGCGGCCATGGAGTAGCCGATGAGCAGGAAGATCACCGCCGCGGCTCCGGCGAGCAGCGGCGTCAGGACGGCGATGACGGCGGCGAGGCCGGCGCCCGATCCGGCGCCGTCCGCGACGCCCATGGCGGCGTAGCCGAAGGCCCGGCTGTCCCGGGTCCGCGCCGTCTCGCGCGCTGCCTCGCGCGTGTCGGCGCGGAGCGTGCGGTAGGCGTCGTATTCCGCGGCGGCCTGCCCGCTGATCTGCTCGGCGGCGGCCAGGGCAAGCGTGCGCAACTGCTCGGCATTCAGCGGCAGGCCGCCGCCCGCGGCGCCGTCCGGCCGTCCCGGGCCCTGCGCGTCGTCCTCGTCCAGAACGATGCGCAGGGCTTCGCCCAGTACGTGCTCGAAATCGGGGCGGTCTTCGTTGAGCAGGTGTGGAGCGGTGGTCATGTGCGTCCCCCGATGCTCCGACTCCCCGAGCGAGGCCGGTGTTCCGTCAACGGAACGGGCTCGGCCGGCCGGATGCGCGGAGAGCGGTGTGCCTACGGATAAAGCGATGGTAGAGCGGGGAGGTCAGACCGTGACAGGGTGCAACCAGGAAATGTGGAGGCTAGCCAATCAGCGGGAGTTGGGCAACCAGCAGGCGTCCTTCCATCGTGACTCCGCCGTCCATCGCCACGGCGAGACTGTCCGCGTAGATCATCGGACCGCTCACCGCGTAGCCGCGCTCCTCGCCGTCCTGCGGCACTTCGCCGCCGGCTTCGCCGAGCAGGTAGGGGATCGGGCTGTGCCCGTGCACCACCCGCCGGCCGCCGTAGATGCCGAGGATCTCGCGGGCGGCGTCCGGGCCGTCCTCGCCGCGGAAGGCGAAGCGCTTGGTGAGCTTGCGGAAGAGGTCCCAGCACTCGTCGGCGTCGTTGCGCTGCAGGACGCCGGTGATCGCGTCGTTCATCTCCTCGATGCTGCTGCCGTAGTCCAGGTACGCGGTGGTGTCGGAGTGCACCAGCAGGTGGCCGTCGGTGAGGTGGGCGGCGTCCAGCCGGGAGATCCAGGTCAGATGCCGGTCCTCAAGCCGCTCCATGTCGGAGGGCTGGCCGCCGTTGAGCCGCCAGGCGGCGAGGAAGGATGCGGTGCCGCCCGGGGAGTTGACGGGCGTGTCGCCGAAGCGGTGGGCGCCGAGCAGCAGCAGTTCGTGGTTGCCCATCAGGGCGCGGCAGTATCCGCCGGCCGCGGCGGCCTCCGCGGACAGCTGCATGACCAGCTCGATCACGCCGATGCCGTCAGGGCCGCGGTCGGTGAAGTCGCCGAGGAACCACAGCCGGGCGCTGCCCGCCGACCAGTGGCCCTCGCTGTCCACGAGCCCGCGCTCGCCGAGCGCGGCCAGCAACTCGTCGAGATAGCCGTGCACATCGCCGACGACGTAGAGCGGCCCGGGGCGCTCCGGCCGGTCGCCGACCGTCTCCGAGGGGTCGCCGAGCACCGGCAGGTCGCGGACGGTGGGGGTGTACTCGGCGGGGGCCGGCTGCGTGTCGGGCTCGGTCGGGTCGTACGGCCGGGGCGGCGCGGGCACCGTCGGGAGGTGCGCGGGCGCGGGGGGCGCGCTGTCGAAGGACGGGGCGCCGTCGAAGGCCGGCGCGGGCGCCGGGTAGCCGCCGGCCGCGCTCTCCTGCCCGTGGCCGTAGCCCGCCGCGGACCCGTGCTCACGGCCGAAGTCCGCGGCCGCCTCGTGGCCGTAGCCGCCGGCCGGCTCGTGCGCGTGCTCGTAGGCGCCGCCCGCCGGTTGCTCCTGCCCGTGCTCGTAGGCGACGCTCGCGGGCTGCTCGTACGCGGGCGCGGGTGGGGCGCCCAACGCGTGCTCGTAGCCTGCCGCGCGTTCAAAAGCCGCCTCGGGACGCCAGCTCTCCGCGGTCCCGGGCTCGGCCCCCTGACCTGCCCCCTGAGTCATCGACCCCTCCACGATCGCGCCGCCATCCGCCCATCATAGGAATGACGCTGTCGCGTTGTGACATACCCGGGCAGCTGGATTTCGCAGGGTGCAGACAAAACACCCCGTAGTCACCGCTGGAATACGAAGCCTTGACGAAGGACGGCGCCGCGCGGCGGCTCCGTCCGGACGTCGTTTCTAACCCTCCCCCCGGGCGGGGGCGCGCGGCGGGCTGACGGTGCTGCGGTGCGGGCGGCGCTGGGAGGATGTGCGGATGATCAGCTCGGTCGGCATCACCTGCTGCACGGGGTGGGCCGGTCCCACGCCCTCGATGGCGTCGATGAGCAGCTGCACCACGGCGGTGCCGATTCTGCGCGGTTTCAGCGACAGGGTGGTGATCGGCGGCTCTGTGGCGGCGTAGCCGGTGCTCTCGCTGCAGCAGACCAGCAGCAGGTCGTCGGGCACCCGCAGGCCGTAGCGGCGGGCGGCGGCGAGCAGGTCGGTGCCGTTGGGGTCGAAGAGCCCGTAGACGGCGTCGGGGCGGTCCGGGCGGGCGAGTAAGCGGTCCGCGGCAACGGCGCCGGCACACGGGTCGTGCGCCGGATAGGCCTCGTAGACCGGCTCCTGGCCGATGCGCTCGCACCATTCCAGATACGCGGTGGTCGACAGCCGGGTGTACGTGTCGGTGCTCGTGCCGGTGAGCAGGCCGATCCGGCGGGCGCCGGCGGCCGCGAGGTGGTCGAGGATGCCGAGCACGGCCTCCTCGTGGTCGTTGTCGACCCAGGCGTGCACGGGCAGGCTGCCGGCCGGGCGGCCGTCGCTGACCACCGGCACGCCCTGCCGGACGAGTTCGGTGACCACCGGGTCCTGGTCGGAGGGGTCGACGACGACCGTGCCGTCCAGCGCCACGTTGCCCCACACGTCGTGCCGTGAGGAGGCGGGCAGGATGACCAGGGCGTAGCCGCGGGCCAGCGCGGCGGAGGTGGCGGCTCGTGCCATCTCCGCGAAGTACGCGAATTCGGTGAAGGTGAACGGTTCTTCGCCGTATGTCGTCACCGTCAGGCCGATCAGGCCCGACCTGCCGGTGCGCAGTGTGCGGGCGGCGGCGGAGGGGCGGTAGCCCAGCCGGTCGGCGACCTCACGGACATGGCGTCGGGTGGCGTCGGGCAGTCGGCCCTTGCCGTTGAGCGCGTCGGAGACAGTCGTGATCGAGACGCCGGCGGCAGCGGCGACATCCCTGATCCCCGCTCGTTCCAGCCGGCGTCCGACGGGCCGGCTCGCCTGGTGATTCCCTGCTGCTGTCATGGCGTTGCCGATAGTAGGGCGGCCTTGGTCCGCTCGGCCGCCATCCTGTCGGACACTCAGAAGGAAGGTTTCTGCATGATCGAATTCGTTATGCAATGTGGAATATGCAGGCGGCAGACCGTGAGTTGAGGCGATACGGGCGCGAGCGCGGCGATCTGTGGGCCATTGGCCCAAGAGAAGCCTTCGCGGCAACTCACTCCTACGGGGGATGCGCGCCACCCCGCGCGCCACCGGAGCATGGGGTGGCGCACGGCCGTCGCGCAAGAACGCGCGACCGGCCGGGGTGGCGCGAAGCGGCCGCCCGGCGCCACCCCCGGCTGGGGTCCGCCACGGCGCCCAGGGGCGCCGCAGAAGCCTGTGGCGCACCGCACTCCCCAGGTCGGCGCGGTCCTCGTAGGGTGTGGCCATGAGCCCCGAGACCCCCAAGCTGCGCGCGGAACTGGACGGTATCCCCACTTACAAGCCGGGCCGGCCGCCGGCGGCCGCGGAGGGTGTGCCGGCCTTCAAGCTGTCCTCGAACGAGAACCCGTACCCGCCGCTGCCCGGTGTCCTGGAGGCGGCCACCGCCGCCGCGGCGTCCTTCAATCGTTATCCGGACCTCGCGTGTTCGGCGCTCACCGGCGAGCTGGCGGAGCGTTTCGGGGTGCCGGCCGAGCATGTGGCGACCGGGACGGGTTCGGTGGGGGTGGCGCAGCAACTGCTGCAGGCGACCTCGGGTCCGGGCGACGAGGTGGTCTACGCCTGGCGGTCCTTCGAGGCCTATCCGATCATCACCCGGATCAGCGGCGCCCGGCCGGTGCAGGTGCCGCTGGACGCGGCCGAGCGGCACGACCTGGACGCGATGGCCGACGCGGTCACCGACCGGACCCGGCTGATCTTCGTCTGCAATCCCAACAATCCCACCGGCACCGTGGTGCGCAGGGCGGAACTGGAGCGCTTCCTCGACCGGGTGCCGGGCGATGTGCTGGTGGTGCTCGACGAGGCCTACCGCGAGTTCATCACCGACCCCGAGGTGCCCGACGGCACGGACCTCTACCGGGAGCGGCCGAACGTGGCGGTGCTGCGGACCTTCTCCAAGGCGTACGGCCTGGCGGGGCTGCGGATCGGTTTCGCCATCGCGCACGAGCCGGTGGCGGAGGCGCTGCGCAAGACCGCGGTGCCCTTCGGGGTGAGCCAGCTCGCCCAGGACGCGGCGGTGGCGAGCCTGCGGGCCGAGCCCGCGCTGCTGGAGCGGGTCGCGGGCCTGGTCGCCGAGCGGGCCCGGGTGGTCGACGAGCTGGCCGCGCAGGGCTGGACGGTGCCGGAGACCCAGGCCAACTTCGTCTGGCTGCGGCTGGGGGAGCGCACGGAGGACTTCGCGGCGGTGTGCGAGCGGGCCGGAACGACGGTCCGGCCCTTCGCGGGCGAGGGAGTGAGGATCACCGTCGGCGAGACGGCGGCGAACGACCTGCTGCTGCGTACCGCCGAGGCGTTCCGCAAGGAGCTCTGACTCCGGCGCCGTCCCACAGCCCCTGCGCGGCGGCTCTGACCTGCACTTTCGCCCCCTGACCACCCCCCGGTGGCAGGGGGCGAACGCATGTGCGTGATACTGCTTGTGAATGAGTTCACGTTCACAAGCGCGACGCAAAGGAGACGTATCGTGCAGCTCGCACTGGAGCCACTGAACGTCGCCAGGTGGCAGTTCGGCGTGACGACCGTCTACCACTTCCTCTTCGTCCCCCTGACGATCTCGCTCTCCGCGCTCACCGCGGGCCTGCAGACCGCCTGGGTGCGTACCTCCAAGGACAAGTACCTCAGAGCCACCAAATTCTGGGGCAAACTCTTCCTGATCAACATCGCTATGGGCGTCGTGACGGGCATCGTCCAGGAGTTCCAGTTCGGCATGAACTGGTCGGACTACTCGCGCTTCGTGGGCGACGTCTTCGGTGCCCCGCTCGCCTTCGAGGCACTGATCGCGTTCTTCTTCGAGTCGACCTTCGTCGGCCTGTGGATCTTCGGCTGGGACAAGCTGCCGAAGAGGATCCACCTGGCCTGCATATGGATGGTCTCGATCGGGACGATCCTTTCCACGTACTTCATCCTGGCCGCCAACTCCTGGATGCAGCACCCGGTCGGCTACCGCTACAACCCGAAGACCAAGCGGGCGGAGCTGACGGACTTCTGGGCCGTGCTGACGCAGAACACCGCGCTCGCGCAGTTCTTCCACACCATGTCCGCGACCTTCCTGACCGGCGCCGCCTTCATGATCGGCATAGCCGCCTACCACCTGGCGCGCAAGCGGCACATCGCGGTGATGCGCTCCTCGCTGCGGCTGGCGCTGGTGGTCGCGGTGGTGGCCGGCGCGCTCACCGCGATCAGCGGCGACACGCTCGGCAAGGTGATGTTCAAGCAGCAGCCGATGAAGATGGCTGCGGCCGAGGCGCTGTGGGACGGCCAGAAGGGCGCGCCTTTCTCGATATTCGCCGTCGGCGACGTCAACAAGGGCCACAACGAGGTCGCGATCGACGTCCCCAACCTGCTGTCCTTCCTCGCCACCGACAACTTCACCTCCTACGTCGGCGGCATCAACGACGTGAACAAGGCCGAGCAGCAGAAGTTCGGCCCCGGCGACTACCGGCCGAACATCCCGGTCGAATACTGGGGCTTCCGCTGGATGATCGGCTTCGGCGTCGTCTCGATCGGGGTCGGCGCGGCCGGGCTGTGGCTCACCCGGCGCAGGCTGTGGGTGGCGCCCGAGCACCGGACCGGTGAGGACGA includes:
- the hisC gene encoding histidinol-phosphate transaminase; amino-acid sequence: MSPETPKLRAELDGIPTYKPGRPPAAAEGVPAFKLSSNENPYPPLPGVLEAATAAAASFNRYPDLACSALTGELAERFGVPAEHVATGTGSVGVAQQLLQATSGPGDEVVYAWRSFEAYPIITRISGARPVQVPLDAAERHDLDAMADAVTDRTRLIFVCNPNNPTGTVVRRAELERFLDRVPGDVLVVLDEAYREFITDPEVPDGTDLYRERPNVAVLRTFSKAYGLAGLRIGFAIAHEPVAEALRKTAVPFGVSQLAQDAAVASLRAEPALLERVAGLVAERARVVDELAAQGWTVPETQANFVWLRLGERTEDFAAVCERAGTTVRPFAGEGVRITVGETAANDLLLRTAEAFRKEL
- a CDS encoding cytochrome ubiquinol oxidase subunit I, producing MQLALEPLNVARWQFGVTTVYHFLFVPLTISLSALTAGLQTAWVRTSKDKYLRATKFWGKLFLINIAMGVVTGIVQEFQFGMNWSDYSRFVGDVFGAPLAFEALIAFFFESTFVGLWIFGWDKLPKRIHLACIWMVSIGTILSTYFILAANSWMQHPVGYRYNPKTKRAELTDFWAVLTQNTALAQFFHTMSATFLTGAAFMIGIAAYHLARKRHIAVMRSSLRLALVVAVVAGALTAISGDTLGKVMFKQQPMKMAAAEALWDGQKGAPFSIFAVGDVNKGHNEVAIDVPNLLSFLATDNFTSYVGGINDVNKAEQQKFGPGDYRPNIPVEYWGFRWMIGFGVVSIGVGAAGLWLTRRRLWVAPEHRTGEDEVPNLMLTRGTRFGPALSRWYWRLALLTMVFPLIANSWGWIFTETGRQPWVVYGVLRTRDAVSPGVSTGEVLTSLIVFTSLYAVLAVIEIRLMLKYAKAGPPELTDADRQTPTRIGGGNDGADADDRPMAFSY
- a CDS encoding phage holin family protein encodes the protein MKNFIVKTLANAGALGVATWVIKDITLTGDSTSRKVLSLILVALVFGVVNWLVKPIVKVLSFPLFILTLGLITLVVNALMLLLTSWLAGKLDLDFHVHGFWTAVVGGLIVSVVSWALHVVLPDDE
- the thiC gene encoding phosphomethylpyrimidine synthase ThiC, coding for MTTQDARTREIGWHKAYLTGSRPDVSVPVRQVHLTNGRDVTLYDTSGPYTDPSVQTDVRRGLAPVRENWIIGRGDTEEYAGRPVRPEDDGMKRTAPGGLRNLDAVFPGRPRLPRRARDGQPATQLAYARRGEITPEMEYAALRENVPPQTVRDEIAAGRAVLPANVNHPESEPMIIGKRFLVKVNANIGNSAVTSSIEEEVEKMTWATRWGADTVMDLSTGRNIHTTREWVLRNSPVPIGTVPLYQALEKVDGRAEELTWDIYKDTVIEQAEQGVDYMTVHAGVLLRYVPLTARRKTGIVSRGGSIMAAWCLAHHKENFLYENFAELCDILAAYDVTYSLGDGLRPGSIADANDEAQFAELRTLGELNTIAKRHQVQTMIEGPGHVPMHKIKENIDLQQEICEEAPFYTLGPLTTDIAPAYDHITSGIGAAMIAWWGTAMLCYVTPKEHLGLPDRDDVKTGVITYKIAAHAADLAKGHPDAQAWDDALSDARFEFRWEDQFNLALDPDTARAFHDETLPAEPAKTAHFCSMCGPKFCSMKISRSITEQFAPDLAAPSSDADIEAGMLEKSREFAAAGNRVYLPLAD
- a CDS encoding cupin domain-containing protein, with the protein product MKVFRLDDLDAERAANQGAYLRFLKERTMSAGLYALKAGESDPQQPHAQDEVYLVVSGRAAITVGEETTTVARGSVVYVPAGTAHRFHHVTEDLRVMVVFSPPEP
- a CDS encoding DUF5326 family protein, whose product is MDKLLKGLPWWVKWVAVPVIALVVFGSLVAALVSFVIGLLFKVVVFVILVGALVLVVKRVTSGGSSSKSSKRDW
- a CDS encoding metallophosphoesterase; translation: MPAPPRPYDPTEPDTQPAPAEYTPTVRDLPVLGDPSETVGDRPERPGPLYVVGDVHGYLDELLAALGERGLVDSEGHWSAGSARLWFLGDFTDRGPDGIGVIELVMQLSAEAAAAGGYCRALMGNHELLLLGAHRFGDTPVNSPGGTASFLAAWRLNGGQPSDMERLEDRHLTWISRLDAAHLTDGHLLVHSDTTAYLDYGSSIEEMNDAITGVLQRNDADECWDLFRKLTKRFAFRGEDGPDAAREILGIYGGRRVVHGHSPIPYLLGEAGGEVPQDGEERGYAVSGPMIYADSLAVAMDGGVTMEGRLLVAQLPLIG
- a CDS encoding LacI family transcriptional regulator, whose amino-acid sequence is MTAAGNHQASRPVGRRLERAGIRDVAAAAGVSITTVSDALNGKGRLPDATRRHVREVADRLGYRPSAAARTLRTGRSGLIGLTVTTYGEEPFTFTEFAYFAEMARAATSAALARGYALVILPASSRHDVWGNVALDGTVVVDPSDQDPVVTELVRQGVPVVSDGRPAGSLPVHAWVDNDHEEAVLGILDHLAAAGARRIGLLTGTSTDTYTRLSTTAYLEWCERIGQEPVYEAYPAHDPCAGAVAADRLLARPDRPDAVYGLFDPNGTDLLAAARRYGLRVPDDLLLVCCSESTGYAATEPPITTLSLKPRRIGTAVVQLLIDAIEGVGPAHPVQQVMPTELIIRTSSQRRPHRSTVSPPRAPARGEG